In Paenibacillus kyungheensis, the following are encoded in one genomic region:
- a CDS encoding nucleotidyltransferase, with the protein MKVAGIIVEYNPLHYGHLLHLQKTREHTQADAIVAVMSGGFTQRGEPAIFDKWARTEMALQAGCDLVIELPSAYTVQPAEWFAYGAVSLLEHTGIVHSLVFGSESGSLSQLQALADLLTNESPELRLLIQNSLKEGMSYPRALGQAVARLYSIPDQAASLLAQPNNTLGLQYIIALNRLHSSIVPATIQREQSQYHDLQPTHHQIASATAVRQLLLNNDQQASSYLPETTMSIIQREVAAGRGAVELNQLWQSLFQMITTHSPEQLAQYYDMSEGLEYRFKKKLPTLQNCSITDLITALKTKRYTYTRLQRLIAHLLLGHTTSVLNTANLKKGPGYIRVLGFTNTGRELLRQMKKTASLPVITRPTDTDHPHMELDIRASAIQASCFAAQQSSYLYSDYQRSPIRV; encoded by the coding sequence ATGAAAGTCGCAGGAATTATTGTTGAATACAACCCGCTTCATTACGGACATTTACTTCATTTGCAAAAAACGCGCGAACACACACAAGCTGATGCTATTGTAGCTGTGATGAGCGGTGGCTTCACACAACGTGGTGAACCGGCTATTTTTGACAAATGGGCACGCACAGAAATGGCATTACAAGCTGGCTGCGATCTGGTAATCGAACTGCCTTCTGCTTATACAGTACAACCTGCTGAATGGTTCGCTTATGGAGCTGTATCACTTCTTGAACATACTGGAATCGTACATTCACTCGTATTCGGCAGTGAGTCTGGTTCGCTCTCCCAATTACAGGCTTTAGCTGACCTGCTAACGAATGAATCACCTGAACTGCGTCTGTTGATACAGAATAGTCTCAAAGAAGGCATGAGCTATCCTCGAGCGCTTGGTCAAGCAGTAGCCCGTCTCTATAGTATACCAGATCAAGCCGCATCTTTGTTAGCACAACCTAATAATACACTCGGACTTCAATATATTATTGCGCTTAATCGTCTACATAGTTCGATTGTTCCTGCTACGATCCAGCGCGAACAATCTCAGTATCATGATCTGCAACCGACTCATCATCAAATTGCAAGTGCTACAGCGGTACGTCAGTTACTTCTTAATAATGATCAGCAAGCCTCTTCGTATTTGCCAGAGACTACGATGAGTATTATTCAGCGTGAAGTTGCAGCAGGACGAGGTGCTGTAGAGCTTAATCAACTATGGCAATCTTTATTTCAAATGATTACAACTCATTCACCTGAACAATTGGCACAGTATTACGATATGAGTGAAGGCTTGGAATACCGCTTCAAAAAAAAATTACCTACTTTGCAAAATTGCAGTATTACCGATCTGATTACAGCACTCAAAACCAAACGTTATACGTATACCCGATTACAACGGCTTATCGCTCACTTGCTATTAGGTCATACGACATCTGTATTAAATACTGCTAATTTGAAAAAAGGACCCGGCTATATTCGTGTACTAGGCTTTACCAATACAGGTAGAGAATTATTACGGCAAATGAAAAAGACCGCTTCTCTGCCGGTGATTACACGACCAACAGATACCGATCATCCTCATATGGAACTAGATATTCGTGCTTCCGCGATTCAAGCTTCTTGCTTTGCGGCGCAACAATCTTCTTATTTATATTCGGATTATCAACGTTCTCCGATAAGAGTATAG
- the coaD gene encoding pantetheine-phosphate adenylyltransferase: MSEHITKSHLAVYPGSFDPVTMGHMDIIHRAAKQFDHLVVAVLNNMSKKPLFSVEERVELLKEVTADLPNVTIESFRDLLANYIRERQAQVIVRGIRSVTDFEYELQMASINRELNPDAETIFMMTNPKYSYLSSSVVKEIARFNGKVSDFVPPIIEQYLKQKFSQGPDSE; the protein is encoded by the coding sequence ATGAGTGAACATATCACCAAGTCCCATCTAGCCGTATATCCAGGCAGTTTTGACCCTGTTACGATGGGACACATGGATATTATTCATCGCGCTGCTAAACAGTTCGATCATCTGGTTGTAGCCGTTCTAAACAATATGAGCAAAAAGCCCTTATTTAGTGTAGAAGAACGGGTCGAATTGTTAAAAGAAGTTACTGCCGATCTACCCAATGTGACGATTGAAAGTTTTCGCGATCTGTTAGCGAATTACATACGTGAACGCCAAGCACAGGTGATTGTACGCGGTATTCGTTCAGTGACTGATTTTGAGTATGAATTACAGATGGCTTCAATCAATCGTGAACTCAATCCTGATGCAGAAACGATTTTTATGATGACCAATCCAAAATATTCTTATTTAAGTTCTAGCGTGGTCAAAGAGATTGCTCGCTTTAATGGAAAAGTATCTGACTTTGTACCTCCTATTATAGAGCAATATTTAAAGCAAAAATTCAGTCAAGGACCGGATAGCGAGTAA
- a CDS encoding beta-ketoacyl-ACP synthase III, whose product MINVLPIGIIGTGKYVPEKILTNADLEKMVETNDEWIVSRTGIRERHIAAPEQATSDLAYEAALKALESAGMDATELDLIVVATITPDTFFPSTACILQDKLGAKNAAAFDLSAACSGFVYSLASATSMLQMGLYKNALVIGADTLSRITDYTDRNTCVLFGDGAGAVIIGEVGEGRGFKSFDLGAEGSGGELLTMPAGGSRLPASTETLSNNQHYIRMGGREVFKFAVRVMGSATDEVLRKAGMTKDDIDILIPHQANIRIIQSAMNRLELSEDRVMINVDKYANTSAASIPLALVEAVELGRIKEGDRVVMVGFGGGLTWGASVLVW is encoded by the coding sequence ATGATTAATGTTTTACCTATCGGAATTATCGGAACAGGAAAATATGTTCCTGAAAAAATATTAACAAATGCTGATCTTGAAAAAATGGTAGAAACGAATGACGAATGGATTGTCAGTCGTACAGGTATTCGTGAACGTCATATTGCAGCTCCTGAGCAAGCAACTTCTGATTTGGCGTATGAAGCAGCCCTCAAAGCATTAGAATCAGCAGGTATGGATGCAACAGAATTGGATTTGATTGTTGTAGCTACGATTACACCGGATACGTTTTTCCCGTCAACCGCTTGTATTTTGCAAGATAAATTAGGTGCAAAAAACGCGGCGGCTTTTGATTTATCAGCAGCTTGTTCTGGATTTGTCTATTCATTAGCATCTGCAACGAGTATGTTGCAAATGGGTTTATATAAAAATGCGCTTGTTATCGGAGCAGATACACTATCTCGTATTACAGATTATACGGATCGTAACACTTGTGTATTGTTCGGTGATGGTGCTGGAGCAGTTATTATCGGTGAAGTAGGCGAAGGTCGTGGTTTCAAATCATTCGATCTAGGCGCTGAAGGTTCTGGTGGCGAGTTGTTGACAATGCCAGCCGGTGGTTCACGTTTACCAGCTTCAACAGAAACGTTAAGCAATAATCAACATTACATTCGTATGGGTGGACGTGAAGTATTCAAATTTGCTGTTCGTGTTATGGGTTCAGCAACAGATGAAGTCCTTCGCAAAGCTGGAATGACCAAAGACGATATCGATATCTTAATTCCGCATCAAGCGAATATTCGTATTATTCAATCCGCAATGAATCGTCTGGAATTATCAGAAGATCGTGTCATGATTAATGTAGACAAATACGCGAATACATCGGCGGCTTCCATTCCGCTTGCATTGGTAGAAGCGGTAGAATTAGGACGTATCAAAGAAGGCGACCGTGTAGTCATGGTTGGTTTTGGTGGCGGTCTGACTTGGGGCGCATCCGTATTAGTCTGGTAA
- a CDS encoding SGNH/GDSL hydrolase family protein, whose protein sequence is MKIEKNSTLLMIGDSVTDCGRGRPVGQYWEIGNGYVSLVDSLLQTVYPDYNIRVLNTGTSGDQVKHLKERWEEDVFKHDPDWVSIMIGINDVWRQFSHPLETDWHVYLEEYEQTLRELVQQTLPKVKGLVLMTPYYLSTTTEDPMRATMDVYGEAVKRIAQETGAIFVDTQAAFDALSAYVYPASLSNGWDHVHPNQNGHLVLARSFLQAVQYDWNRSTT, encoded by the coding sequence ATGAAAATTGAAAAAAACAGCACATTATTGATGATTGGTGACTCGGTTACAGATTGTGGACGCGGTCGACCTGTAGGGCAATACTGGGAGATTGGCAATGGGTATGTGTCTTTAGTCGATTCTCTTTTGCAAACGGTTTATCCTGATTATAATATTCGTGTTCTTAATACAGGAACGAGTGGAGATCAAGTCAAACATCTCAAAGAACGCTGGGAAGAAGATGTGTTCAAACATGATCCAGATTGGGTATCTATTATGATCGGGATCAATGATGTATGGAGACAATTCAGTCATCCGCTAGAAACCGATTGGCATGTATATTTAGAAGAATATGAACAGACTTTGCGTGAACTGGTACAACAGACGTTACCGAAAGTAAAAGGATTGGTTTTAATGACTCCTTATTACTTATCGACAACGACTGAAGATCCGATGCGTGCCACAATGGATGTATACGGGGAAGCAGTGAAGCGAATTGCGCAAGAAACAGGAGCGATCTTTGTCGATACTCAGGCAGCTTTTGACGCATTATCCGCTTATGTATATCCAGCTTCATTATCCAATGGATGGGATCATGTTCATCCGAATCAAAATGGACATTTAGTGCTTGCTCGTTCATTCTTGCAAGCTGTTCAATACGATTGGAACCGTTCTACGACATAA
- the rsmD gene encoding 16S rRNA (guanine(966)-N(2))-methyltransferase RsmD, giving the protein MKTGERKMRVISGSAKGRPLKAVPGNGTRPTTDKVKESIFSIIGPYFDGGKVLDLFAGTGGLGIEALSRGIEQGVFIDLEHKSIEVIRGNLQATGLTEQAEVYRNEAGRALKVLAKREATFDLVFLDPPYKMKNGIELMNEMHERGLLAPAATIVLEYEAGHDYPQEVEHFVGIRHAVYGETAINVYEYEPQQQGGQPSHE; this is encoded by the coding sequence ATAAAGACAGGTGAGCGTAAGATGAGAGTCATATCAGGTAGTGCCAAAGGACGTCCATTAAAAGCTGTACCCGGTAATGGAACACGTCCGACAACAGATAAAGTTAAAGAATCAATTTTTAGTATTATTGGACCTTATTTTGATGGTGGTAAAGTATTAGACCTTTTTGCAGGTACAGGTGGTCTGGGGATCGAAGCACTCAGCCGTGGTATAGAGCAAGGGGTATTTATAGATTTGGAACATAAAAGTATCGAAGTGATTCGTGGCAATCTACAAGCAACAGGGTTAACGGAACAAGCAGAAGTGTACCGTAATGAAGCAGGACGTGCGCTCAAAGTATTAGCCAAGCGCGAAGCTACATTTGATCTCGTTTTTCTTGATCCTCCTTATAAAATGAAAAATGGTATTGAACTGATGAACGAAATGCATGAACGTGGATTGTTAGCGCCAGCCGCCACGATTGTTTTGGAATATGAGGCAGGTCATGATTATCCACAAGAAGTAGAACATTTTGTAGGTATTCGTCATGCAGTATATGGAGAAACAGCGATTAATGTATACGAATATGAGCCACAACAACAGGGAGGACAACCATCTCATGAGTGA
- a CDS encoding NucA/NucB deoxyribonuclease domain-containing protein, protein MSVLFQGEGKIHNTVYAAAAYDYTLTFPTSRYPETADHIKDAIADGHSDVCTIDRDGADQRREDSLKGVPTKSGYDRDEWPMAMCLEGGTGADIRYVTPSDNRGAGSWVGNQLTKYPDGTKVKFIVQ, encoded by the coding sequence ATGTCGGTTTTATTTCAAGGCGAGGGCAAAATACATAATACGGTATACGCAGCAGCAGCCTATGATTACACGCTTACTTTTCCAACCAGTCGTTACCCTGAAACAGCAGATCATATCAAAGATGCCATTGCAGATGGACATTCTGATGTCTGTACGATTGATCGTGATGGAGCAGACCAACGACGTGAAGATTCTTTAAAAGGAGTACCTACTAAGTCCGGTTATGATCGTGATGAATGGCCAATGGCGATGTGTCTGGAAGGCGGAACAGGAGCAGATATCCGTTATGTGACCCCGTCCGATAATCGTGGAGCAGGTTCTTGGGTCGGCAACCAACTCACCAAATATCCAGATGGAACCAAAGTGAAATTCATAGTGCAATAA
- a CDS encoding YceD family protein — protein sequence MSSILKEHSDVLSYTPLQVDVKAAQRVNEVVDVQGTLKLDLQMACVRCLKPVDLNLQFKIQEEFKHGEEPEDVAEDDDTLYVNTDTVDLAPYMEQAAVLELPPGVLCSEDCKGLCPTCGVNLNEQDCGCDNTPIDPRMAGLKDFFK from the coding sequence ATGAGTTCCATTTTAAAGGAACATAGCGATGTTCTGTCTTATACACCTCTCCAAGTAGATGTGAAAGCGGCGCAAAGAGTCAATGAAGTGGTTGATGTACAAGGAACACTGAAACTTGACTTACAGATGGCGTGTGTACGTTGTCTGAAGCCTGTGGATTTGAACTTACAGTTCAAGATTCAGGAAGAATTCAAGCATGGTGAAGAACCAGAAGATGTAGCAGAAGACGACGATACGCTGTATGTGAATACAGATACTGTTGACCTAGCTCCATATATGGAACAAGCTGCTGTACTTGAACTTCCACCTGGAGTATTATGCAGTGAAGACTGCAAAGGTCTTTGCCCGACATGCGGAGTCAACCTGAACGAGCAGGATTGCGGTTGTGACAACACACCTATCGATCCTAGAATGGCAGGACTCAAAGATTTCTTTAAGTGA
- the plsX gene encoding phosphate acyltransferase PlsX, with translation MIIAIDAMGGDHAPDSNVLGGLEAAREWQDTEIILVGDESRIRALLTEIPSNLKIVHTTEIIEAEDEPVKAVRRKKDASMVVAGRMVKEGNAQAMISAGNTGALMTTGLLVVGRIKGIERPALAPMIPTIDDGGTLALDLGANMDAKPEHLAQYALMGSIYRDKVHGISNPRVGLLNVGTEANKGNELTKEAYPLLEALPINFVGNVEARDVLNGVCDVLVCDGFAGNIMLKSLEGTASAMFSLLKQQFSKSLKTKIGAALLMPELRGLKSKLDYKEHGGAPLLGLNGLVLKSHGSSDAGAIKHAVRQARIAISNQLVENISKEVIQ, from the coding sequence ATGATAATCGCCATTGATGCGATGGGCGGAGATCACGCTCCAGACAGCAATGTATTAGGTGGTCTAGAAGCCGCCAGAGAATGGCAAGATACCGAGATCATTCTAGTAGGAGACGAATCTCGTATCCGGGCACTACTTACAGAGATTCCATCCAATTTAAAAATAGTACATACGACTGAAATCATTGAAGCTGAAGATGAGCCTGTCAAAGCGGTTCGTCGCAAAAAAGACGCTTCGATGGTGGTAGCAGGTCGTATGGTCAAAGAAGGCAATGCTCAAGCGATGATCTCAGCAGGGAATACAGGTGCACTGATGACAACAGGTCTACTGGTTGTCGGTCGTATCAAAGGCATCGAACGTCCTGCGCTTGCACCTATGATTCCAACGATTGATGATGGCGGAACACTTGCGCTTGATCTTGGAGCCAATATGGATGCTAAGCCAGAACATCTAGCACAGTATGCGCTGATGGGAAGCATTTACAGAGATAAAGTTCATGGTATTTCTAATCCGCGTGTAGGATTATTAAACGTAGGTACAGAAGCGAACAAAGGAAATGAATTAACCAAAGAAGCGTATCCGTTACTAGAAGCATTGCCTATTAATTTTGTAGGCAATGTAGAAGCACGTGATGTACTTAATGGTGTATGCGATGTACTGGTCTGTGATGGTTTTGCAGGAAATATTATGTTAAAGTCACTTGAAGGTACAGCATCCGCTATGTTCTCGCTGCTCAAGCAACAATTTAGCAAGTCGCTAAAAACGAAGATTGGAGCAGCATTATTGATGCCTGAACTTCGCGGTCTAAAAAGCAAGCTGGATTACAAAGAGCACGGAGGCGCTCCTCTGCTAGGATTGAACGGGCTTGTTCTCAAAAGTCATGGTTCATCTGATGCCGGAGCCATTAAGCATGCTGTTCGTCAAGCTAGAATAGCGATCAGCAATCAGTTAGTTGAAAATATATCTAAAGAAGTTATACAATAA
- the rpmF gene encoding 50S ribosomal protein L32: MAVPQRRTSKTRRDKRRTHFKLAVPGLVKCEQCGEMKLAHRVCKVCGTYKSREIIKQ; the protein is encoded by the coding sequence ATGGCAGTACCTCAACGGAGAACTTCCAAAACACGTCGTGACAAACGTCGTACACATTTTAAATTGGCAGTACCTGGTTTGGTGAAATGCGAGCAATGCGGAGAAATGAAATTGGCTCACCGCGTTTGCAAAGTATGCGGAACATACAAATCAAGAGAGATTATCAAACAATAG
- a CDS encoding SMP-30/gluconolactonase/LRE family protein, with protein MILIKTYTANIVIDAKAKLGEGPSWDQSFGRLLWVDIEGYQLHIYDPSTQQDRTVDVGEHISAVVPYLENEVIVALISGLYRFNIQTGEKILIHDPEEGRPGNRFNDGKCDPAGRFLAGTMSLNGESEQGAFYSLSTEGNVSLLIDEVSTSNGLAWSADHSTLYYIDTPTLEIVSFDYDVQEGTISNKQVIATVDESEGYPDGMTIDAEGMLWVARWGGQRVSRIDPTSGEVIGEVSLPVNCVTSCAFGGEHLDELYITTAQDDSEDQPLAGGLFMVKPGVKGMPTIAFNQGQRATSLEQSIS; from the coding sequence GTGATACTTATTAAGACCTATACAGCAAATATCGTAATCGATGCCAAAGCCAAATTAGGTGAAGGGCCAAGTTGGGATCAATCATTTGGACGATTATTATGGGTAGATATCGAAGGATATCAATTGCATATTTATGATCCATCTACTCAGCAAGATCGTACAGTAGATGTGGGGGAACATATTAGTGCCGTAGTGCCTTATTTGGAAAATGAAGTGATTGTCGCACTGATTAGTGGTCTGTATCGCTTCAATATTCAGACAGGTGAGAAAATCTTGATTCATGATCCTGAAGAAGGTAGACCGGGTAACCGATTTAACGATGGAAAATGCGATCCAGCAGGGCGTTTTCTTGCAGGAACAATGAGTTTGAATGGAGAATCAGAGCAAGGCGCATTTTACAGCTTGAGTACAGAGGGCAATGTTTCTTTGCTAATAGATGAAGTGTCTACGTCTAATGGATTAGCATGGAGTGCAGACCATAGCACTTTATATTATATTGATACACCAACACTTGAAATTGTATCTTTTGATTATGATGTGCAAGAAGGTACAATTTCGAACAAACAAGTGATTGCTACAGTAGATGAAAGTGAAGGATACCCTGACGGAATGACGATCGATGCAGAAGGTATGTTATGGGTCGCTCGTTGGGGAGGTCAACGTGTCTCACGTATTGATCCGACCAGTGGAGAAGTCATAGGTGAAGTATCGTTACCTGTAAATTGTGTGACTTCTTGTGCTTTTGGCGGTGAACATCTGGATGAACTGTATATCACTACAGCGCAAGATGATAGCGAAGATCAACCTTTAGCAGGCGGGTTATTTATGGTTAAACCGGGTGTAAAAGGCATGCCTACTATTGCTTTTAATCAGGGGCAGCGTGCAACTAGTCTTGAGCAATCTATATCGTAA
- the fabD gene encoding ACP S-malonyltransferase, producing the protein MGKIAFVFPGQGAQKVGMAKDVHDALPQAAQLFKTADQTLGFSISELAFEGPEEQLKQTANTQPALLTASIALLEALKSKNITPDYVAGHSLGEYSALVAANALDFEEAVAIVRARGQFMEQAVPSGQGAMAAVLGAEREPLAALCAEISATGHAVELANVNCPGQIVVSGSVEGVNAVSARVKEIGGKRAIMLEVSGPFHSSLMKSAADQLSERLQSVSFRDATVPVVANVTATTVTTASEIQALLVEQVYSPVLWEDSVRFLINEGVDTFIEIGPGNVLTGLIKKIDKNVRLINISSLESIEALQVEV; encoded by the coding sequence ATGGGTAAAATAGCATTTGTATTTCCAGGTCAAGGTGCGCAAAAAGTAGGTATGGCAAAAGATGTACATGATGCACTACCTCAAGCCGCACAATTATTCAAAACAGCTGATCAAACACTAGGTTTTAGTATCAGTGAGCTTGCTTTTGAAGGACCGGAAGAGCAATTAAAACAAACAGCGAATACACAACCTGCTTTGTTAACAGCTAGTATTGCTTTACTGGAAGCTTTGAAATCTAAAAATATTACACCTGATTATGTAGCAGGACATAGTCTTGGTGAGTATAGCGCTCTTGTAGCAGCTAATGCTTTAGATTTTGAAGAAGCGGTGGCGATTGTTCGTGCACGCGGACAATTTATGGAACAAGCCGTACCATCCGGTCAAGGAGCTATGGCAGCCGTACTTGGAGCAGAACGTGAACCTTTAGCAGCATTATGTGCTGAAATTTCGGCTACAGGGCATGCTGTTGAACTTGCGAATGTGAACTGTCCTGGACAGATTGTAGTATCCGGTTCGGTAGAAGGCGTTAACGCTGTATCTGCAAGAGTCAAAGAAATTGGTGGCAAGCGCGCGATCATGCTTGAAGTCAGTGGGCCTTTCCATTCTTCATTGATGAAGTCAGCAGCAGATCAATTGTCTGAACGTTTGCAGTCGGTATCTTTCCGCGATGCTACAGTGCCTGTAGTGGCGAACGTTACAGCAACAACCGTTACCACAGCAAGCGAGATTCAAGCATTACTGGTAGAACAGGTATACTCTCCTGTATTATGGGAAGATAGTGTTCGCTTTCTGATCAATGAAGGTGTGGATACTTTTATCGAAATTGGTCCTGGGAACGTATTGACAGGATTGATCAAAAAAATAGATAAAAATGTACGCTTGATTAATATAAGCAGTCTGGAAAGTATAGAAGCACTTCAAGTGGAAGTATAA
- the fapR gene encoding transcription factor FapR translates to MPKRQRQQRLVKIIEENPFVTDQELTRQLKVSIQTIRLDRMELGIPELRERMKLMAERSYDQVKSLPLDEVIGDVVDLQLDKSGISIFEIREEHIFSRTQIARGHHIFAQANSLAVAVINDAIALTASADIRFVRSVHLGEKCIAKAYVQSNPSRKGKAKVEVLTYVGEEMVFQGNFTIYRSDGEEQHEGGVDHDNRH, encoded by the coding sequence TTGCCCAAACGGCAGCGACAACAACGGCTCGTGAAGATTATCGAAGAGAATCCGTTTGTGACTGATCAAGAATTAACCAGACAACTAAAAGTCAGTATTCAGACGATTCGTCTGGATCGAATGGAACTCGGAATACCGGAGTTGCGCGAGCGAATGAAGTTGATGGCTGAGCGCTCCTACGATCAGGTAAAATCACTTCCTCTAGATGAAGTCATCGGAGATGTTGTTGATCTGCAACTCGACAAAAGCGGAATTTCAATTTTTGAAATTCGTGAAGAACATATATTTTCTCGTACACAGATTGCACGTGGACATCATATTTTTGCACAGGCGAATTCATTAGCAGTAGCGGTTATTAACGATGCGATTGCTTTGACAGCATCGGCAGATATTCGTTTTGTTCGTTCGGTTCATCTAGGTGAAAAATGTATTGCCAAAGCATACGTACAATCAAACCCTTCACGCAAAGGAAAAGCTAAAGTAGAAGTGCTGACCTATGTTGGTGAAGAAATGGTATTTCAAGGAAACTTTACGATCTATCGATCAGACGGTGAAGAACAGCATGAAGGAGGAGTAGATCATGATAATCGCCATTGA
- a CDS encoding PDZ domain-containing protein: MPGRLLKSPMSRKQSLLYIICVVILVYVLVYMPTPYMINGPGSADELKPIVSVTGGQNDEKGTFMLTTISVTYANTAMLIASLFDSNEEIVRKTIQSNRAEYEAEQLYYMSSSQSYAIAAAYKKAGIPYRVQPQYVFVVSVPDTNTTIHAGDKFVSIDGQSITSFEQLEQVLKTKKDGQQVKVVLERAGSQVTEQIGLTQFKDSQGQTRVGFGVSIGEVQKIAPEDARHEVNFANTNIGGPSAGLMFTLEIYNQLTAGDLTRGHRIAGTGTINPQGQVGEIGGVQHKVVAAQQAGATIFLVPQGNYADAKAQLSKMKSSMQLIPVSTLDDALKALNTLSTS, translated from the coding sequence ATGCCTGGCCGATTATTAAAATCCCCGATGAGTCGCAAACAATCTTTGTTGTATATCATCTGTGTTGTTATTCTTGTGTATGTGCTTGTGTATATGCCAACACCTTATATGATCAATGGACCTGGTAGCGCAGATGAACTGAAGCCGATTGTCAGTGTGACAGGTGGACAGAACGATGAAAAAGGAACATTTATGCTAACGACTATCTCTGTAACATATGCTAATACAGCGATGCTGATTGCTTCTTTGTTTGATTCTAACGAAGAAATTGTCCGCAAAACGATCCAGAGTAATCGTGCTGAATACGAAGCAGAGCAGTTGTATTACATGAGTAGTTCACAATCTTATGCGATCGCTGCTGCCTACAAAAAAGCAGGTATTCCTTATCGTGTACAGCCGCAATATGTATTTGTGGTCAGTGTACCGGATACGAATACAACGATTCATGCAGGAGACAAATTCGTCTCTATCGATGGTCAATCGATTACTTCTTTTGAACAGTTGGAACAAGTCTTAAAAACTAAAAAAGACGGTCAGCAAGTGAAAGTGGTGCTAGAACGTGCAGGCTCTCAAGTCACCGAACAAATTGGACTAACCCAATTTAAAGATAGTCAGGGACAAACACGTGTCGGATTTGGCGTATCGATCGGAGAAGTGCAAAAAATTGCGCCTGAGGATGCCAGACATGAAGTCAATTTTGCCAATACGAATATCGGTGGGCCTTCGGCTGGATTGATGTTTACTTTAGAAATCTATAATCAATTAACAGCAGGGGATTTGACCCGAGGACATCGTATTGCAGGTACAGGAACGATTAATCCTCAAGGTCAAGTGGGAGAAATTGGTGGTGTTCAGCACAAAGTAGTCGCTGCTCAGCAAGCAGGAGCTACTATTTTTCTAGTGCCTCAAGGCAATTATGCAGATGCCAAAGCACAGTTATCCAAAATGAAATCCTCTATGCAATTGATTCCTGTCAGTACTTTGGATGATGCACTAAAAGCGTTAAATACATTATCTACTTCGTAA
- a CDS encoding YjfB family protein translates to MDIASLSTAMSQSSLSQAVGIKVLSLSKDMAEQQGQQMAEMLKQAPHPNLGGSLDIRA, encoded by the coding sequence ATGGATATCGCTTCATTATCCACGGCAATGAGCCAAAGCTCGCTTTCGCAAGCTGTAGGTATCAAAGTACTTTCGTTATCTAAAGACATGGCTGAACAACAAGGTCAACAGATGGCAGAAATGCTCAAACAAGCACCTCACCCGAATTTGGGAGGATCACTAGATATTCGCGCTTAA